AGCCGAAGGTCCGGGCGCTGTTATGGGTGATCAGATCCAGCCCGCTGTCGATTTGCGGATACCCCATCATCTGGCATACATGCAGCCCCATGTGCAGTACTTGCAGCATGTTGCCTGTTCCTAACGGATACCAGGGATCAAAGACATCATCATGACCAAAGCAGACGTTAATTCCTGCGGCCTGTAGCTCTTTCACTCTCGTGATCCCACGCCGTTTCGGATAATCATCAAAACGCCCCTGCAGGTGAATATTCACCAGCGGGTTAGCGACAAAGTTAATGTCCGACATCTTCAGCAGACGGAAAAGTCGCGACGTGTACGCACCATTATATGAGTGCATCGCCGTGGTATGGCTCGCCGTCACGCGTGATCCCATACCCGCCTCATACGCCAGCGTAGCCACCGTCTCCACAAACCTGGATTGTTCATCGTCGATCTCGTCGCAGTGGATATCCAGCGGACGGTCATATTGCTTCGCCAGCTCGAAGGCGATATGCAGTGACTGCACGCCATACTCGCGCGTGAATTCAAAATGGGGGATCGCCCCTACCACATCCGCGCCAAGCTGTAACGCCTCTTCCAGCAGAGCGGCCCCGTTGGGATAAGACAGAATACCTTCCTGCGGAAAGGCGACGATTTGCAGCGTAACCCAGGGCGCCACCTCCTTTTTCACCTCAAGCATGGCCTTAAGTGCGGTGAGCGTCGGGTCTGATACATCCACATGGGTACGGACAAACTGGATACCGTTGGCCATTTGCCACTTGAGCGTCTTCCACGCTCGGGCTTTCACATCCTCATGGCTGAGCAACGCTTTCCGTTCAGCCCAACGCTCAATACCTTCGAACAGCGTACCGGACTGGTTCCAGGCCGGTTCACCCGCCGTCTGGGTCGTATCAAGGTGAATATGCGGCTCAATAAAGGGAGGGATCGCCAGACCACCACGGCCATTTAAGACCTCGTAACTTTCGGCATTTGCCTCACCCATCGGAGTAATTTCACCGAAGCGACCATTCTCGATGGCGATTTGCCATAGCCCTTCACGACCCGTTAAACGAACATTCTGAACCAACCAAAGCGGCGTTGTAGACATACACTCCCCCGAAAAACGTGACTGAAATTTAGGAGTACGCATTATTTAAAATTAGCCCCCTGATTTGTACACAAAATCGACGACAACGAAAAGCGAACGATTTCCACAGCTTATAAAAAACCTGACAAATCAGTTATATACCACCTAAGTGGTAGGTTAAGGCGTATTTGATTTGCATCAATAAGCCCCGTAGCTGAATCGTTAAGGTAGGCAGTAATAAAAAAGAAATCGAGGCAAAAATGAGCAAAGTCAGACTCGCTATCATCGGTAACGGCATGGTCGGCCATCGCTTTATTGAGGATCTTCTCGATAAAGCGGATGCTGCCCAGTTCGATATTACCGTGTTCTGTGAAGAACCCCGCAAGGCGTACGACCGTGTGCACCTCTCTTCTTACTTTTCCCACCACACTGCCGAAGAGCTTTCTCTGGTACGTGACGGTTTTTACGAGAAGCATGGTGTAAAGGTGCTGGTTGGCGAACGAGCTATCACCATCAACCGTCAGGAAAAAGTGATCCATTCCAGCGCCGGGCGAACGGTCTTTTACGACAAACTGATCATGGCGACTGGCTCATACCCGTGGATCCCGCCAATCAAAGGCTCGGAAACTCAGGATTGCTTCGTTTATCGTACCATTGAAGACCTGAAAGCCATTGAATCTTGCGCACGTCGCAGCAAACGTGGTGCAGTTGTGGGTGGCGGTTTGTTAGGTCTTGAAGCGGCTGGTGCGCTGAAAAACCTTGGCGTTGAAACGCACGTGATCGAATTTGCCCCAATGCTAATGGCAGAGCAGCTTGACCACATGGGTGGAGATCAGTTGCGCCGTAAGATCGAAAGCATGGGCGTAAAAGTTCACACCAGCAAAAATACCAAAGAGATCGTGCAGGAAGGCACTGAAGCACGCAAAACGATGCGTTTTGCCGACGGTAGCGATCTGGAAGTCGATTTTATCGTCTTCTCTACCGGTATTCGCCCACGCGATAAGCTGGCAAACCAGTGTGGTCTGGCCGTTGCTCAGCGTGGCGGCATCATGATTAACGACGCTTGCCAGACCTCCGATCCGGACATCTATGCGATTGGCGAATGCGCCAGCTGGAACAACCGCGTGTACGGTCTGGTCGCACCAGGATACAAAATGGCGCAGGTCGCCGTGGACCATATCCTCGGCAACGAAAATACTTTTGAAGGCGCAGACATGAGCGCCAAGCTGAAACTGCTGGGCGTGGATGTGGGCGGTATCGGCGATGCGCATGGTCGCACCCCGAATTCGCGTAGCTACGTCTATCTCGATGAGAGCAAAGAAGTCTACAAACGCCTGATCGTCAGCCAGGATAATAAAACCCTGCTGGGTGCTGTTCTGGTGGGCGACACCAGCGATTACGGCAACCTGCTGCAGTTGGTCCTGAATGCCATTGAGCTGCCGGAAAACCCGGATGCTCTGATCCTCCCGGCGCACGCCTCCAGCGGCAAACCGTCTATCGGTGTGGATAAACTGCCGGACAGCGCGCAAATTTGCTCCTGCTTTGATGTCACTAAAGGCATGTTGATCTCTGCGATCAACAAAGGCTGCCATACCGTGGCAGCGCTGAAAGCCGAAACGAAAGCCGGTACGGGTTGCGGTGGGTGTATCCCACTGGTCACGCAGGTGCTGAATGCCGAACTGGCGAAACAGGGCATCGAAGTTAATCACAACCTGTGTGAGCACTTCTCTTACTCTCGTCAGGAGCTTTATCACCTGATCCGCGTTGAAGGTATCAAAACGTTCGACGAACTGCTGGAGAAACATGGGCAGGGTTACGGCTGTGAAGTCTGTAAACCGACCATTGGTTCCCTGCTGGCCTCCTGCTGGAATGAGTACATCCTTAAACCAGAACACACGCCGTTGCAGGAAACGAACGACAACTTCCTGGCCAACATTCAGAAAGACGGGACGTACTCGGTTATCCCGCGCTCTGCCGGGGGCGAGATCACCCCGGAAGGTCTGGTCGCGGTTGGCCGCATCGCACGTGAATTTAACCTGTACACCAAAATCACCGGTTCCCAGCGCATCGGGCTGTTTGGAGCGCAGAAAGATGACTTGCCAGAAATCTGGCGTCAGTTGATTGAAGCGGGCTTCGAGACGGGTCATGCCTATGCCAAAGCGCTGCGCATGGCAAAAACCTGTGTTGGTAGCACCTGGTGTCGTTATGGCGTTGGCGATAGCGTGGGTTTCGGCGTGGAGCTGGAAAACCGCTATAAAGGTATCCGCACACCGCACAAAATGAAGTTTGGTGTTTCCGGTTGTACCCGCGAATGTGCGGAAGCGCAGGGTAAAGACGTGGGTATCATTGCCACGGAAAAAGGCTGGAACCTTTACGTTTGTGGTAACGGCGGGATGAAACCACGCCACGCAGACCTGCTTGCCGCAGATCTCGATCGTGAAACCCTGCTGAAATACCTCGATCGCTTCATGATGTTCTACATTCGTACCGCCGATAAGCTGACCCGTACCGCCTCATGGCTGGATAACCTGGACGGCGGCATCGACTACCTGAAGTCAGTCATCATCGACGACAAACTGGGCCTGAACGACCACCTGGAAGAAGAGATTACGCGCCTGCGCGAGGCAGTAATTTGTGAATGGACCGAAACGGTAAATACACCGTCGGCACAGGTTCGCTTCAAACACTTTATCAATAGCGCCCAGCGCGACCCGAATGTCCAGGTTGTTCCTGAGCGCGAACAACACCGTCCGGCAACGCCATACGAGCGTATTCCAGTGACGCTGGTGGAGGAAAACGTATGAGCCAGTGGGTAAACATCTGCAATATTAACGATATCGTGCCTGCTACCGGCGTGTGCGCACTGCTGGGAAAAGAGCAGGTCGCTATTTTCCGCCCCCGCCACGATGAACAGGTTTTTGCCATCAGCAATATCGATCCTTTCTTCGACGCCAGCGTGCTCTCTCGCGGGTTGATCGCAGAGCATCAGGGTGAACTGTGGGTTGCCAGCCCACTGAAAAAACAGCGTTTCCGTTTACGTGACGGACACTGTATGGAAGATGAAAGCCACTCTGTGAAACACTACGACGTTCGCGTGAAGGACGGCAAGGTGCAGCTGCGAGGCGAGTAATGACGGGGGCGCAATGCCCCCGCTTTTGTAATGTTCTCCCGTTCGGGAGTTTTTCAACTTTTTTACACACACTCATTCGGGTTGCATCGCGGCGGTAACTGAACGAATCCCCAGGCGCACAGTTCACTATGTGGCTGGGGTGAGTGAAGGCAGCCAACAAAGAAGCCGCCCGACGGATAACGTGTACGGGTAATCACATGTTTACAGACACCATTAATAAGTGTGCGGCGAATGCTGCGCGTATTGCACGGCTCAGCCAACATAATCCGCTCGGTTTCTGGGTCAGTTCCGCCATGGCGGGGGCTTATGTCGGCCTCGGGATTATATTAATTTTCACCCTCGGTAATTTGCTCGACCCGTCCGTTCGCCCTCTGGTGATGGGCGCAACCTTTGGTATCGCCTTAACCCTGGTCATTATCGCCGGATCTGAACTTTTTACCGGTCACACAATGTTCCTGACGTTGGGCGTAAAAGCAGGCACGATTAGCCACGGCCAAATGTGGGCTATCCTCCCACAGACCTGGGTCGGCAATCTGTTAGGTTCCATTTTTGTTGCCCTGCTTTATAGCTGGGGAGGTGGTAGCCTGCTGCCCGTGGATACCAGTCTTGTACATACTGTCGCACTGGCAAAAACCACGCAGCCTGCAATGGCGTTGTTCTTCAAAGGCGCGCTGTGTAACTGGCTGGTGTGTCTTGCTATCTGGATGGCAATCCGCACTGAAGGTGCAGCGAAATTCATCGCTATCTGGTGGTGCTTGCTGGCCTTCATTGCCTCTGGCTACGAGCACTCTGTGGCCAACATGACGCTGTTTGCGCTCTCCTGGTTTGGCCACCATGGCGATGCCTTCACCCTTTCGGGTATTGGGCATAACCTGTTGTGGGTAACACTGGGTAATACCCTTTCTGGTGCAGTGTTTATGGGGTTAGGTTACTGGTATGCTACCCCAAAAGCGGAGCGTCCGACTCCGGCAAACATCGCAACTGCACCGGCGAAAGCCCATTCTTAAGAGGTAATGTCGTGGATCACCTGCCGATATTCTGTCAATTACGCCATCGCGACTGCCTGCTTGTCGGCGGCGGCGATGTCGCTGAACGCAAAGCGCGTCTGCTGTTAGAGGCAGGAGCCCGACTCACCGTTAACGCCCTCTCCTTCGCGCCGCAGTTTGAAGCCTGGGCGAAAGAAGGCATGCTCACCCTTTCTCAGGGCGAGTTTAACGAATCTCTGCTGGATACTTGCTGGCTAACCATCGCCGCTACGGATGACGATGCCGTTAACCAGCGCGTGAGCGATGCCTGCGAAACGCGGCGCATTTTCTGTAACGTAGTGGATGCCCCTAAAGAAGCCAGCTTTATCATGCCGTCGATCATCGACCGTTCCCCCCTTATGGTTGCCGTGTCATCTGGCGGGACATCTCCGGTACTGGCGCGCCTGTTGCGCGAAAAACTGGAAGCTGTGCTGCCCCAACACCTCGGTCAGGTCGCGCATTTTGCGGGTCAGTTACGTGCCAGAGTAAAGAAAACCTTCGCCACCGTCGGTGAACGTCGTCGTTTCTGGGAAAAGTTCTTCGTTAATGACAGGCTGGCACAATCATTGGCGAATCAGGATAGCAAAGCGGTTGAAGAGACCACCGAACGCTTGCTTACCGAGCCGTTGGATCATCGCGGTGAAGTGGTTCTGGTTGGCGCAGGTCCGGGCGATGCCGGATTACTGACGCTGAAAGGACTGCAGCAAATTCAGCAGGCAGACATCGTGGTATATGACCGTCTGGTATCTGATGACATCATGAATCTGGTGCGCCGCGACGCCGACCGCGTATTCGTAGGGAAACGTGCAGGCTATCACTGCGTGCCACAGGAGGAGATTAACCAGATCCTGTTGCGCGAGGCGCAAAAAGGAAAACGGGTAGTCCGGCTCAAAGGTGGCGATCCCTTTATCTTTGGCCGTGGTGGGGAAGAACTGGAAACGCTATGCGACGCGGGTATCCCATTCTCCGTTGTACCCGGTATCACAGCAGCTTCTGGTTGCTCCGCCTATTCCGGTATTCCGTTGACACACCGTGACTATGCGCAAAGCGTACGATTGGTCACAGGACACCTGAAAACGGGCAGTGAGCTGGACTGGCATAACCTGGCAGCAGAGAAACAGACACTGGTGTTCTACATGGGGCTGAATCAGGCCGCGACGATACAGGCAAAATTGCAGGAACACGGTATGGAAGATGATATGCCTGTCGCCCTGGTCGAAAACGGAACTGCCATTCAGCAACGCGTGGTGAGTGGCGTACTCACACAGCTCGGTGAACTGGCGCAACAGGTTGAAAGTCCGGCCCTGATTGTCGTTGGCCGCGTGGTCAACTTGCGCGACAAACTGAACTGGTTTTCGAATCACTGACCGGGCGCAGATATAAAAAACCGGGAACTTCCCGGTTTTTTATATTCCAGCTACCTATTGGTACAGCTCTCACGCAGTATTCTTAACACGGTTTCATCACCACTGCGGTTTGGGTTTATTCGGATAGTAAAGCGCTCAGAACCCGGCTCCGCTTCCCGAAATGTCCCCGATAAGCGATAAAACAAGGGCGGGATTTCGTACTTCGACTCCGCACCCACAGGCCAGGGCAGAGCGCCGTGTAATTGCGCATTCTCCAGCACCGCTTCTGCAATCGGCTCATGAAATGTCACCAGCAATACTTTGGACTGGGCATTCGCAATCACCGCGTGTTTCACCTGTGGTATCACCCCCTGGTTGAGCATTAACTGGAGCCTTTCCGTCACACCCGCTTGTACAGCGTGCATCACGGGTGCGCCAACCAGGCCACGCAATACCTCCAGCGCTTGTGTCCCCTGAATCTGGCTCCCTCCGGAATACATCGTACTTCGGATCTGCGCGATTGCATCCGCCTGCCCAACAACCGCCCCCACACCTTCAGGGCCAAAGAGCTTAAAGCAAGAAAATGTTGAGAGCGTCGCGCCACATTCGCAACCAATGGACTCCACTTTCATCACCGCATAGTTATCGTCTGTCAGTGCAGGAATTCGCTGCCGGGAAAGCGCGGCCAATACCCCGGCAAGCGAATAGCAATCCTCAGGACGTTGGCGCGTGTGCTGAACCA
This sequence is a window from Enterobacter sp. RHBSTW-00994. Protein-coding genes within it:
- a CDS encoding cytosine deaminase, with product MSTTPLWLVQNVRLTGREGLWQIAIENGRFGEITPMGEANAESYEVLNGRGGLAIPPFIEPHIHLDTTQTAGEPAWNQSGTLFEGIERWAERKALLSHEDVKARAWKTLKWQMANGIQFVRTHVDVSDPTLTALKAMLEVKKEVAPWVTLQIVAFPQEGILSYPNGAALLEEALQLGADVVGAIPHFEFTREYGVQSLHIAFELAKQYDRPLDIHCDEIDDEQSRFVETVATLAYEAGMGSRVTASHTTAMHSYNGAYTSRLFRLLKMSDINFVANPLVNIHLQGRFDDYPKRRGITRVKELQAAGINVCFGHDDVFDPWYPLGTGNMLQVLHMGLHVCQMMGYPQIDSGLDLITHNSARTFGLADYGIETGNPANLIILPAESGFEAVRCQVPVRWSIRQGRVIATTQLAQTWVQTDSGGEEVSFARNSPSADRKGA
- the nirB gene encoding nitrite reductase large subunit NirB, which encodes MSKVRLAIIGNGMVGHRFIEDLLDKADAAQFDITVFCEEPRKAYDRVHLSSYFSHHTAEELSLVRDGFYEKHGVKVLVGERAITINRQEKVIHSSAGRTVFYDKLIMATGSYPWIPPIKGSETQDCFVYRTIEDLKAIESCARRSKRGAVVGGGLLGLEAAGALKNLGVETHVIEFAPMLMAEQLDHMGGDQLRRKIESMGVKVHTSKNTKEIVQEGTEARKTMRFADGSDLEVDFIVFSTGIRPRDKLANQCGLAVAQRGGIMINDACQTSDPDIYAIGECASWNNRVYGLVAPGYKMAQVAVDHILGNENTFEGADMSAKLKLLGVDVGGIGDAHGRTPNSRSYVYLDESKEVYKRLIVSQDNKTLLGAVLVGDTSDYGNLLQLVLNAIELPENPDALILPAHASSGKPSIGVDKLPDSAQICSCFDVTKGMLISAINKGCHTVAALKAETKAGTGCGGCIPLVTQVLNAELAKQGIEVNHNLCEHFSYSRQELYHLIRVEGIKTFDELLEKHGQGYGCEVCKPTIGSLLASCWNEYILKPEHTPLQETNDNFLANIQKDGTYSVIPRSAGGEITPEGLVAVGRIAREFNLYTKITGSQRIGLFGAQKDDLPEIWRQLIEAGFETGHAYAKALRMAKTCVGSTWCRYGVGDSVGFGVELENRYKGIRTPHKMKFGVSGCTRECAEAQGKDVGIIATEKGWNLYVCGNGGMKPRHADLLAADLDRETLLKYLDRFMMFYIRTADKLTRTASWLDNLDGGIDYLKSVIIDDKLGLNDHLEEEITRLREAVICEWTETVNTPSAQVRFKHFINSAQRDPNVQVVPEREQHRPATPYERIPVTLVEENV
- the nirD gene encoding nitrite reductase small subunit NirD; this encodes MSQWVNICNINDIVPATGVCALLGKEQVAIFRPRHDEQVFAISNIDPFFDASVLSRGLIAEHQGELWVASPLKKQRFRLRDGHCMEDESHSVKHYDVRVKDGKVQLRGE
- the nirC gene encoding nitrite transporter NirC — protein: MFTDTINKCAANAARIARLSQHNPLGFWVSSAMAGAYVGLGIILIFTLGNLLDPSVRPLVMGATFGIALTLVIIAGSELFTGHTMFLTLGVKAGTISHGQMWAILPQTWVGNLLGSIFVALLYSWGGGSLLPVDTSLVHTVALAKTTQPAMALFFKGALCNWLVCLAIWMAIRTEGAAKFIAIWWCLLAFIASGYEHSVANMTLFALSWFGHHGDAFTLSGIGHNLLWVTLGNTLSGAVFMGLGYWYATPKAERPTPANIATAPAKAHS
- the cysG gene encoding siroheme synthase CysG, whose protein sequence is MDHLPIFCQLRHRDCLLVGGGDVAERKARLLLEAGARLTVNALSFAPQFEAWAKEGMLTLSQGEFNESLLDTCWLTIAATDDDAVNQRVSDACETRRIFCNVVDAPKEASFIMPSIIDRSPLMVAVSSGGTSPVLARLLREKLEAVLPQHLGQVAHFAGQLRARVKKTFATVGERRRFWEKFFVNDRLAQSLANQDSKAVEETTERLLTEPLDHRGEVVLVGAGPGDAGLLTLKGLQQIQQADIVVYDRLVSDDIMNLVRRDADRVFVGKRAGYHCVPQEEINQILLREAQKGKRVVRLKGGDPFIFGRGGEELETLCDAGIPFSVVPGITAASGCSAYSGIPLTHRDYAQSVRLVTGHLKTGSELDWHNLAAEKQTLVFYMGLNQAATIQAKLQEHGMEDDMPVALVENGTAIQQRVVSGVLTQLGELAQQVESPALIVVGRVVNLRDKLNWFSNH
- a CDS encoding aminotransferase class I/II-fold pyridoxal phosphate-dependent enzyme: MKTFPLQSLTLTEAQHKQFALVDAICRHFPGAEFLRGGDLGVVAGLNHPVVTQRVEAVLADVFHAPAAILVQGAGTGAIRAGLAALIKPGGRLLIHDAPVYPTTMTVIEQMGLELVRVDYNDTTALAEAGVRFQPDVALVQHTRQRPEDCYSLAGVLAALSRQRIPALTDDNYAVMKVESIGCECGATLSTFSCFKLFGPEGVGAVVGQADAIAQIRSTMYSGGSQIQGTQALEVLRGLVGAPVMHAVQAGVTERLQLMLNQGVIPQVKHAVIANAQSKVLLVTFHEPIAEAVLENAQLHGALPWPVGAESKYEIPPLFYRLSGTFREAEPGSERFTIRINPNRSGDETVLRILRESCTNR